One window of the Pseudomonadota bacterium genome contains the following:
- a CDS encoding CBS domain-containing protein yields MKVEDIVRVKGAGVFTLPADESISVAAKRMMEQRIGAVVVCDEDGRPRGVLSERDIVHGLAGHGREVLGMPIQALMRAEIITCNPLDSLLKLMALMTDRRMRHVPVTDGDGRLCGIVSIGDAVKARMEEIEAEARALRDYISMS; encoded by the coding sequence ATGAAGGTAGAAGACATCGTTAGGGTCAAGGGCGCCGGGGTGTTCACCTTGCCGGCCGACGAGAGCATTTCGGTCGCGGCGAAGCGTATGATGGAACAACGCATCGGGGCCGTGGTCGTGTGCGACGAGGATGGCCGGCCGCGGGGGGTGCTCTCCGAAAGGGATATCGTGCACGGGCTCGCGGGCCATGGGCGAGAGGTCCTGGGGATGCCCATCCAGGCCCTCATGCGGGCCGAGATCATCACCTGCAACCCATTGGATTCGCTGTTGAAGCTGATGGCCTTGATGACCGATCGGCGGATGCGGCACGTGCCCGTGACCGATGGCGATGGGCGCTTGTGCGGGATCGTCAGCATCGGAGACGCGGTCAAGGCCAGGATGGAGGAGATCGAGGCCGAGGCCCGCGCGTTGCGCGACTATATCTCCATGAGCTAG